The Lichenihabitans psoromatis genome contains a region encoding:
- a CDS encoding class I SAM-dependent methyltransferase, translating to MSLDVVDLRSFYAAPLGRIAHRYVARTLREWWPNTTGMAVIGLGYAVPYLGQFRDEAVRVIGLMPAEQGVLHWPGTDVTSTALVEPASLPLPDGCIDRLVVVHLLEVAEHPREVLDEIWRVLAPGGRMIVVAPNRRGWWARVDTTPFGFGQPFSKSQLNTLLRDTLFSPERFGEALYVPPLRFRSVWRLAAMFEACGCWLGLPGAGLHVVEASKQLYRPIPLRKTAKRGIPKLDPVLAPVAGRLARRSQPSGRDGSIARRTGSIERQQR from the coding sequence ATGTCGCTTGATGTCGTCGATTTGCGCAGCTTCTATGCCGCGCCGCTGGGCCGGATCGCCCATCGGTATGTGGCCCGGACGTTGCGCGAGTGGTGGCCCAATACGACCGGCATGGCCGTGATCGGTCTCGGTTACGCGGTCCCGTATCTCGGTCAGTTCCGGGACGAGGCTGTGCGGGTCATCGGGTTGATGCCGGCCGAACAAGGCGTGCTGCATTGGCCCGGCACTGACGTCACCTCCACGGCCCTGGTCGAGCCCGCCTCCCTGCCGCTGCCGGATGGATGCATCGATCGGCTGGTCGTCGTCCACCTTCTCGAAGTGGCTGAACATCCGCGCGAGGTTCTCGACGAGATCTGGCGGGTGCTGGCTCCGGGTGGCCGGATGATCGTGGTGGCGCCGAACCGGCGCGGGTGGTGGGCGCGGGTCGATACGACGCCTTTCGGCTTTGGCCAACCCTTTTCAAAAAGCCAGTTGAACACGTTGCTGCGCGACACCCTCTTTTCGCCGGAACGGTTCGGCGAGGCGCTCTATGTGCCGCCGCTGCGGTTCCGCAGCGTGTGGCGTCTCGCCGCGATGTTCGAAGCCTGCGGCTGCTGGCTCGGCCTGCCCGGCGCGGGGCTGCATGTGGTCGAGGCCTCGAAGCAATTATATCGCCCGATCCCGTTGCGGAAAACGGCGAAACGCGGCATCCCCAAACTCGATCCCGTACTGGCGCCGGTCGCCGGTCGTCTCGCGCGTCGTTCACAGCCGTCCGGTCGCGACGGCAGCATTGCGCGTCGCACCGGATCGATCGAGCGGCAGCAGCGATAA
- a CDS encoding non-canonical purine NTP pyrophosphatase — MPPITRLVLATHNAAKVAEFRDLFAPHAIEIVSAGDLGLPEPDETGTTFVANAELKAEAAALASGLPALADDSGLCVDGLGGDPGIYSARWAGKPADFPAVMARIDAMLTERGLMSDAQRRAHFVAALSVVWPDRQRLTVEGKVFGTAVPPRGILGFGYDPMFRPDGHDKTFGEMTAMQKHGIPIDGSQALSHRARAFQLLAAQLFTAR; from the coding sequence ATGCCCCCGATCACACGCCTCGTCCTCGCAACCCACAATGCCGCCAAGGTGGCCGAATTTCGCGATCTTTTCGCGCCGCATGCGATCGAGATCGTTTCGGCGGGCGACCTCGGCCTCCCCGAGCCCGACGAGACCGGCACCACCTTCGTGGCCAATGCCGAACTCAAAGCGGAGGCGGCCGCTCTCGCTTCGGGCTTGCCGGCTCTAGCCGACGATTCGGGCCTTTGCGTCGATGGTCTCGGCGGCGATCCCGGCATCTATTCGGCGCGATGGGCGGGCAAGCCTGCCGATTTCCCGGCCGTCATGGCGCGGATCGATGCCATGCTGACCGAACGCGGCTTGATGAGTGACGCGCAACGCCGCGCTCATTTCGTGGCGGCCTTGTCGGTGGTTTGGCCGGATCGTCAACGCCTGACCGTCGAAGGCAAGGTCTTCGGCACGGCGGTGCCACCGCGCGGGATCTTGGGCTTTGGCTACGATCCGATGTTCCGACCCGACGGCCATGACAAAACCTTTGGTGAGATGACGGCAATGCAGAAACACGGCATTCCGATCGACGGCTCGCAGGCGCTGTCGCATCGGGCGCGGGCGTTCCAGCTGCTCGCCGCACAGCTGTTTACCGCCCGGTGA
- the hemW gene encoding radical SAM family heme chaperone HemW, which translates to MSVLPSNGESGFGIYVHWPFCLSKCPYCDFNSHVRQVPVDETRFLSAFKTELAHRARLTPGRVVESIFFGGGTPSLMRPETVAGILDAIAVHWTIDPNTEVTLEANPTSVEATRFRGYRAAGINRVSLGVQAMNDPDLKALGRLHSVDEAMAAVGIAASIFSRFSFDLIYARPGQTPAAWAAELDVAIDRAAEHLSLYQLTIEPDTMFEKLYRAGKLQMPDQDVSRALWDVTQETTEKRGLPAYEISNHARPGAESRHNLVYWRYGEYAGVGPGAHGRVLTPNGRRAHSTERHPEMWLTVVEGEGHGIISDEPLSPEEQADEFLLMGLRLVEGIDPARYETLAGRPLDRSRVSSLVEEGMVEKTATGRIRVTKDGFPVLDAVVADLAA; encoded by the coding sequence ATGAGCGTTCTTCCATCAAACGGCGAATCGGGTTTCGGCATCTACGTCCATTGGCCGTTCTGCCTCTCGAAATGCCCCTATTGCGACTTCAACAGCCATGTCCGCCAAGTGCCGGTCGACGAAACGCGGTTCCTCAGCGCGTTCAAGACTGAACTCGCGCATCGCGCCCGGTTGACCCCCGGCCGCGTTGTGGAATCGATCTTCTTCGGCGGCGGCACCCCCTCGCTGATGCGGCCCGAGACCGTGGCCGGCATCCTCGACGCCATCGCGGTCCATTGGACCATTGACCCGAACACCGAAGTGACGCTGGAGGCCAATCCGACCAGCGTCGAGGCCACACGATTTCGCGGCTATCGGGCTGCGGGGATCAATCGCGTGTCGCTCGGCGTCCAAGCCATGAACGATCCCGACCTGAAGGCCCTCGGCCGTCTTCACAGCGTCGACGAAGCCATGGCGGCGGTCGGCATCGCGGCGTCCATCTTTTCGCGCTTCTCCTTCGATTTGATCTATGCGCGACCGGGCCAGACGCCTGCCGCCTGGGCAGCCGAACTCGACGTCGCCATCGATCGCGCCGCCGAACATCTCTCGCTCTATCAATTGACGATCGAGCCCGACACGATGTTCGAGAAGCTCTACCGGGCCGGCAAGTTGCAGATGCCCGATCAGGACGTCTCGCGTGCGCTATGGGACGTGACGCAGGAGACGACGGAAAAGCGCGGCCTCCCGGCCTATGAAATTTCCAATCATGCGCGGCCGGGCGCCGAGTCGCGGCACAACCTCGTTTATTGGCGCTACGGCGAATATGCCGGGGTCGGTCCCGGCGCACATGGGCGTGTGTTGACCCCGAACGGCCGGCGCGCCCATTCGACGGAGCGGCATCCCGAAATGTGGCTCACCGTCGTCGAGGGCGAAGGCCACGGCATCATCTCGGACGAGCCGCTCTCACCGGAGGAACAGGCCGACGAATTTCTGCTGATGGGGCTGCGCCTCGTCGAGGGCATCGACCCGGCGCGCTATGAGACGCTCGCCGGTCGGCCGCTCGATCGCTCGCGCGTGTCGTCGCTGGTCGAGGAAGGCATGGTCGAGAAGACAGCGACCGGCCGCATCCGCGTCACCAAGGACGGGTTTCCGGTGCTCGACGCCGTCGTGGCCGATCTCGCGGCGTAG
- a CDS encoding DNA-3-methyladenine glycosylase family protein translates to MPSKDHAPPAAESRDQATESQRTGRRARSPAKDATPTYGIGPVIDGQEALDRGLAALRAIDPLVIDPLIAAGAHPPLRLREPGFVGLAFIIVSQQVSTTSAQAIFRRLQSAIVPLEAPQLLAASDEDLRNVGLSGAKIRALRAAAEAVASGRLPLATLGCMPAEEAHRALVAVKGIGPWSANIFLLFCLGHPDAWPAGDIALQEAAKVALTLETRPTTAELDRIGDRWRPHRGVAARVLWAYYRIIKEGRDGMSLAPL, encoded by the coding sequence ATGCCCTCTAAAGATCACGCTCCTCCTGCTGCCGAATCACGAGATCAGGCGACCGAATCGCAGCGGACGGGTCGACGCGCGCGGTCTCCTGCGAAGGATGCGACACCAACCTACGGGATCGGTCCCGTCATCGACGGCCAGGAGGCTTTGGATCGCGGGCTTGCGGCTCTCCGGGCGATCGATCCGCTTGTGATCGACCCGCTGATCGCGGCTGGGGCGCATCCGCCACTCCGCCTGCGTGAACCGGGTTTTGTCGGCCTCGCCTTCATCATCGTGTCGCAGCAGGTGTCGACCACAAGCGCGCAAGCGATCTTCAGGCGGCTCCAGAGCGCAATCGTGCCCCTCGAAGCGCCACAGCTGCTCGCCGCCAGCGACGAGGATCTGCGCAACGTTGGCTTGTCCGGCGCCAAGATCCGCGCTCTGCGCGCCGCCGCCGAGGCTGTGGCATCCGGCAGATTGCCGTTGGCAACACTCGGCTGCATGCCGGCCGAGGAGGCGCACCGGGCGCTCGTCGCCGTCAAAGGGATCGGGCCCTGGAGCGCCAATATTTTCCTACTCTTCTGCCTGGGTCATCCCGATGCTTGGCCGGCCGGGGATATTGCGTTGCAAGAGGCCGCAAAAGTCGCCCTGACCCTCGAGACGCGTCCGACCACGGCGGAACTCGACCGGATCGGTGATCGCTGGCGGCCCCATCGCGGCGTCGCGGCCCGCGTGCTTTGGGCCTATTATCGCATCATCAAAGAGGGACGCGACGGCATGAGCCTCGCGCCTCTCTAA
- a CDS encoding alpha/beta hydrolase, with product MTLPIDGPRLNPKSGLARQLVVFLHGYGADGRDLIEIGRQWQHWLPDAAFVAPNAPERCVQSPTGRQWFDLTSRDPGERWRGVVKARPGLDAFLDAELATHNLDDSKLALVGFSQGTMMALHTGLRRRRAPASIIGYSGLLVGPEHLDEATARTAKGATPPILLVHGDADQVIPLEALFDSADHLGKANIPAEWHLSLGVGHGIDGAGLEHGGLFLARNFGLPTPKRP from the coding sequence ATGACGCTTCCGATCGACGGCCCCCGCCTCAACCCCAAATCCGGCCTTGCCCGGCAGCTCGTGGTTTTCCTGCACGGGTATGGCGCCGATGGGCGCGACCTCATCGAGATTGGGCGGCAGTGGCAGCACTGGCTGCCCGATGCCGCCTTCGTGGCCCCGAACGCGCCCGAGCGCTGCGTCCAGTCGCCAACCGGGCGACAATGGTTCGATCTGACGTCCCGCGACCCGGGCGAGCGCTGGCGCGGCGTCGTGAAGGCTAGGCCCGGTCTTGACGCCTTTCTCGACGCCGAACTTGCAACACACAACCTCGACGACAGTAAGCTCGCGCTGGTCGGGTTCAGCCAAGGCACCATGATGGCGCTGCATACCGGACTCCGGCGCCGACGGGCTCCAGCCTCGATCATCGGCTATTCGGGCTTGTTGGTCGGCCCGGAGCATCTCGACGAAGCCACGGCGCGCACGGCCAAAGGCGCAACGCCGCCTATCCTCTTGGTTCATGGCGACGCCGACCAAGTGATCCCGCTTGAGGCGTTGTTCGACTCGGCCGATCATCTCGGCAAAGCCAACATTCCCGCAGAATGGCATTTATCGCTGGGGGTCGGCCACGGCATCGATGGCGCCGGGCTCGAGCATGGCGGTTTGTTTCTGGCGCGGAACTTTGGGCTTCCGACCCCAAAACGCCCCTAA
- a CDS encoding DUF3072 domain-containing protein: MTDHNPKLDEHPGSNTVKNPDEWTSGEDPMTGAQASYLKTLSEEAKDGEGYEDGLSKAEASKRIDALKSKLGR; this comes from the coding sequence ATGACCGATCACAACCCGAAGCTCGACGAGCACCCCGGCTCGAACACGGTCAAGAACCCCGACGAGTGGACTTCGGGGGAAGATCCGATGACCGGGGCTCAAGCCTCTTACCTCAAGACCTTGTCGGAGGAGGCCAAGGATGGCGAAGGCTATGAAGACGGATTGAGCAAGGCCGAAGCTTCCAAGCGGATCGATGCGCTGAAATCCAAGCTCGGCCGGTAG
- a CDS encoding HpcH/HpaI aldolase family protein has protein sequence MAEGGLIGVLAQRLRAGDRLVAAWCTAGDPSLAEALIRAGYDTAVLDMQHGAFTVETAIRGIAQVALAGAPAIVRVPVGDFATASRMLDAGAAGVIAPMINSVADAETFVSFAKYPPAGGRSWGPHRAVPMTGLDPAGYFKAANAIHLAIPMIETRAALDALDGILAVPGVDGVFVGPADLSVALSNGGGVDPTSREVDAALRHIVARAEAAGKFASLFCADGALAKAMLARGFRLCSASTDMMLLRQAAGQELGAAR, from the coding sequence ATGGCCGAGGGTGGATTGATCGGGGTTCTGGCCCAGAGGCTTCGGGCTGGCGATCGGCTCGTCGCGGCCTGGTGCACAGCCGGTGACCCGAGCCTCGCCGAGGCGTTGATTCGTGCGGGCTACGACACCGCCGTGCTCGACATGCAGCATGGGGCTTTTACGGTGGAGACCGCGATCCGTGGCATCGCACAGGTGGCGCTCGCGGGCGCACCGGCGATCGTGCGGGTGCCGGTTGGCGATTTTGCGACGGCGTCCCGCATGCTGGACGCCGGCGCTGCGGGCGTGATCGCCCCGATGATCAATTCCGTGGCGGATGCCGAGACCTTCGTGTCATTCGCGAAATATCCGCCCGCCGGTGGTCGGAGTTGGGGACCGCACCGTGCCGTGCCGATGACGGGCCTCGATCCGGCCGGCTATTTCAAGGCCGCCAACGCCATCCATCTCGCGATCCCGATGATCGAGACCCGTGCGGCGCTCGACGCGCTGGACGGCATTTTGGCGGTCCCGGGTGTCGACGGAGTGTTTGTTGGCCCGGCAGACCTTTCGGTTGCGTTGAGTAACGGCGGCGGCGTCGATCCGACCAGCCGGGAGGTCGATGCGGCGCTCCGCCACATCGTGGCGCGAGCGGAAGCGGCGGGCAAATTCGCGTCGCTCTTCTGTGCCGATGGAGCCCTCGCGAAAGCCATGCTGGCGCGCGGCTTCCGGCTTTGCTCCGCGTCGACCGACATGATGCTGCTGCGTCAGGCGGCCGGCCAGGAACTCGGCGCAGCCCGCTAG
- a CDS encoding YraN family protein has translation MTRDRAIANAFGLRAEMVATLLLVCKGYWPLARNYKVRGGEIDIIARRGGTVIFAEVKARPRLADAMVAISATKRQRIERAARVWLSSNPWAAHCVLRGDGVFVAPRAWPSHVEDAFRLNLM, from the coding sequence ATGACCCGCGATCGAGCGATCGCCAACGCGTTCGGCCTGCGGGCCGAAATGGTCGCGACGCTTTTGCTGGTCTGCAAAGGCTATTGGCCGCTCGCCCGCAACTATAAAGTGCGTGGCGGCGAGATCGACATCATCGCGCGGCGCGGCGGAACCGTGATTTTCGCCGAGGTCAAGGCGCGACCGCGCCTCGCTGACGCCATGGTGGCGATCTCGGCCACCAAGCGCCAGCGCATCGAGCGCGCCGCCAGGGTTTGGCTGTCGAGCAACCCTTGGGCGGCTCATTGCGTCCTGCGGGGCGACGGCGTCTTCGTGGCGCCGAGGGCATGGCCCAGCCATGTCGAGGACGCGTTTCGGTTGAACCTGATGTGA
- a CDS encoding BrnA antitoxin family protein produces the protein MKPPRRSKDPWDAAEAVFRPAAPTIPEAVKKPAIPNAKETVSLRLDQDVLEAFQADGPGWQDRINAALRAAAGL, from the coding sequence ATGAAACCGCCGCGCCGCTCGAAGGACCCGTGGGACGCTGCCGAGGCGGTGTTCCGGCCGGCGGCCCCGACCATTCCTGAGGCTGTCAAAAAACCCGCGATCCCCAACGCAAAGGAAACCGTGTCGTTGCGGCTCGATCAAGATGTGCTCGAAGCCTTCCAGGCCGATGGGCCAGGGTGGCAGGATCGCATCAATGCCGCCTTGCGCGCCGCCGCAGGGCTTTAA
- a CDS encoding L,D-transpeptidase: MTVPATGEGSPVRIVAILLTVMFGFLVASQAEAARIQVDLSTQTMHVSSEAGDFDWPISSARRGFVTPRGSYGVQRLEAMHYSHKYHNSPMPHSIFFRGGYAIHGSYATGSLGAPASHGCIRLAPANAALLYQIVRSEGARISITGSPVSNTRYARAEQRHHNRAAQIAARRMQAGAALGYAPRYAPSFDDWVHQPSAFAHPGAMDYDPSAD; encoded by the coding sequence TTGACAGTTCCGGCGACCGGCGAGGGCTCCCCCGTGCGTATAGTGGCGATACTTTTGACAGTGATGTTCGGCTTTTTGGTCGCGAGCCAGGCCGAGGCCGCGCGGATCCAGGTGGATCTTTCCACGCAGACCATGCACGTCTCCTCGGAGGCCGGCGACTTCGATTGGCCGATTTCCTCGGCGCGGCGCGGCTTTGTGACACCGCGCGGCAGCTATGGCGTGCAGCGGCTCGAAGCCATGCACTATTCGCATAAATATCATAACTCGCCGATGCCCCACTCGATCTTCTTCCGCGGCGGCTATGCAATCCATGGGAGCTACGCGACCGGGTCGCTTGGCGCACCGGCGTCGCACGGCTGCATTCGTCTCGCGCCCGCCAATGCGGCGCTGCTCTACCAGATCGTCCGGTCAGAGGGCGCCCGCATCTCGATAACCGGTTCACCGGTTTCGAACACCCGTTACGCGCGGGCCGAACAGCGTCACCACAACCGCGCGGCGCAAATCGCTGCGCGACGGATGCAGGCCGGGGCCGCGCTCGGCTACGCGCCCCGCTATGCGCCCTCGTTCGACGATTGGGTGCATCAACCCAGCGCCTTCGCGCACCCGGGCGCGATGGACTACGACCCGAGCGCCGATTGA
- a CDS encoding penicillin-binding protein activator, which produces MTTFRAIFSAATVVSLAALLAACGQSPGGGPLADAPLSAPTSPVQSKPLGGISSSQIGNGPDKVALILPLTQNGNPSSIGTSLRNAAELAYAESGSNDLTILVKDDRSTPDGARDATQAAINEGAELVLGPLFAGDVREAARVAKAANRPVIGFSTDTGAASHGVYLLSFLIESYVDRIVDYAAAQGKKSFAALVPENDYGNVALAEFQQAAARRNIRVQAIERYQPSTLNAAVARIGANLSQVDALFIPDQAEAMPAVAQALTANGIDSHKVQILGTGIWNDARVLKLPALQGAWFATPENTGFNAFAARYRAKFGSDPARIATLSYDSVSLVSALARTQGSQRFAESTLTNPSGFNGADGVFRFRAEGPNERGLAVLQINNGAATTVSPAPRSFSGNNT; this is translated from the coding sequence TTGACGACCTTTCGTGCGATCTTCTCGGCCGCAACCGTCGTGAGCCTCGCGGCTTTGCTGGCAGCCTGTGGGCAATCACCGGGTGGCGGCCCCTTGGCGGATGCGCCTCTCTCGGCCCCTACGTCGCCGGTCCAATCGAAGCCGCTCGGCGGCATCTCCTCGAGCCAGATCGGCAACGGGCCCGATAAGGTTGCGCTGATCCTCCCGCTGACGCAGAACGGCAACCCGAGCTCGATTGGCACGTCGCTCCGCAATGCGGCCGAACTGGCCTATGCCGAATCGGGCTCCAACGATCTCACGATTCTGGTGAAGGACGACCGATCGACCCCCGACGGCGCGCGGGACGCGACGCAGGCGGCCATCAATGAAGGTGCCGAACTGGTGCTCGGTCCGCTGTTCGCCGGGGATGTGCGCGAAGCCGCGCGGGTCGCCAAGGCGGCCAATCGCCCGGTGATCGGCTTTTCGACCGATACGGGTGCCGCATCGCACGGCGTCTATCTTCTCTCGTTCCTGATCGAGAGCTACGTCGACCGGATCGTCGATTATGCCGCCGCGCAGGGCAAGAAGTCCTTCGCGGCCCTCGTGCCGGAGAACGATTACGGCAATGTGGCGCTCGCCGAATTCCAGCAGGCCGCCGCTCGCCGCAATATCCGGGTGCAGGCGATCGAGCGCTATCAGCCCAGCACGCTGAATGCGGCCGTCGCCCGCATCGGCGCCAATCTCTCGCAGGTCGACGCGCTGTTCATTCCGGATCAGGCGGAGGCGATGCCGGCCGTAGCCCAGGCCTTGACCGCGAATGGCATCGATAGCCACAAGGTGCAGATCCTCGGCACCGGCATCTGGAACGACGCTCGCGTGTTGAAGCTGCCGGCGCTGCAGGGCGCCTGGTTCGCGACGCCGGAAAACACCGGCTTCAATGCTTTTGCGGCCCGCTATCGTGCCAAATTCGGCAGCGATCCCGCGCGTATCGCCACGCTGTCCTACGATTCCGTGTCGCTCGTCTCGGCCCTGGCCCGCACGCAAGGCTCGCAGCGCTTCGCCGAATCGACCCTGACCAATCCATCCGGCTTCAACGGGGCCGATGGCGTCTTCCGGTTCCGGGCCGAGGGTCCGAACGAGCGTGGCCTCGCGGTGCTGCAGATCAACAATGGCGCCGCCACCACGGTCAGCCCGGCGCCGCGTAGCTTCTCGGGTAACAACACGTAA
- the rsmI gene encoding 16S rRNA (cytidine(1402)-2'-O)-methyltransferase: protein MSFTALGLRAEAQRIEPGLHIVATPIGNLGDISFRGVRTLAAADAVLAEDTRVTKTLLAHYGISTPLVAYHEHNAAAMRPQLLERLRGGAALALVSDAGTPLISDPGFKLVAEVAAEGLPVTAVPGASAVLAALTVAGLPTDRFFFEGFLPSRTAARRQRIAELGAIPGTLVFFESARRVTEMLADLAAVLGPRDAAVARELTKHYETVRRGPLDRLAAEFLAEGPPRGEIVVLVAPPIEGKPVFAETDLDAKIGEAMQRLSVKDAATVVAADTGLPRRQVYARAIELAARNPRQP, encoded by the coding sequence ATGAGCTTTACGGCGCTCGGCCTGCGCGCAGAGGCACAACGGATCGAGCCCGGTCTCCATATCGTCGCGACGCCGATCGGCAATCTCGGCGACATCTCGTTTCGCGGCGTCCGAACGCTGGCGGCCGCCGATGCGGTTCTGGCCGAGGACACGCGCGTGACCAAGACGCTGTTGGCCCACTACGGCATCTCGACGCCGCTTGTCGCCTATCACGAGCATAACGCCGCGGCGATGCGGCCCCAGTTGCTCGAGCGCCTGCGGGGCGGGGCGGCGCTAGCGCTCGTGTCCGACGCCGGAACGCCGCTGATCTCCGATCCCGGCTTCAAGCTGGTGGCGGAGGTCGCGGCCGAGGGGCTCCCGGTCACCGCCGTTCCGGGCGCATCCGCCGTGCTGGCCGCCCTCACGGTCGCGGGCCTGCCGACGGATCGCTTTTTCTTTGAAGGGTTTCTACCGTCCCGCACCGCCGCGCGACGGCAGCGGATCGCCGAGCTCGGCGCTATTCCGGGAACGCTGGTGTTTTTTGAATCGGCACGCCGCGTCACCGAGATGCTCGCCGATCTCGCGGCCGTGCTGGGGCCGCGCGATGCCGCCGTGGCGCGCGAACTCACCAAACATTACGAAACGGTGCGACGTGGCCCGCTCGATCGGCTCGCGGCGGAGTTTCTTGCAGAAGGTCCGCCACGGGGTGAGATCGTGGTGCTGGTCGCGCCGCCGATCGAGGGCAAACCCGTCTTCGCGGAGACCGATCTCGATGCGAAGATCGGCGAGGCCATGCAGCGCCTGTCCGTCAAGGATGCGGCAACCGTGGTGGCGGCCGACACCGGCCTACCGCGCCGACAGGTTTATGCCCGCGCCATCGAACTTGCGGCCCGCAACCCGCGCCAACCATGA
- a CDS encoding thiamine pyrophosphate-binding protein, with the protein MVREPNSRTGGQILVDQLLAQGVEHVFCVPGESYLAVLDALHDTSIAVTVCRQEAGAAMMADAAARQTGRPGVAMVTRGPGATNAAHGVHIAEHDSVPMILFIGQIERSMRGRGAFQEMDYRAFFGSTAKWVVEIDDPARIPELVSRAFHVAMQGRPGPVVIALPEDMLTEAAEVADAPRVEPVLSWPGPTQMAALQQMLWAAERPMLVLGGSGWSRKACASVARFVERFDLPVATSFRRAGLFDADHANYAGEIGIGPNPALKARIAAADLVILTGRMAEMPSQSYTLFDVPVPAQRLVHVHPGDAELGRVYHPTLGIQASPQTFAAALEGLQPPTTIGWRETAKQARADYLAWSGPVPPQGSGVDMGAIVRSLREVLPDDAIVTNGAGNYAIWVGRFFRFRRFGTQLAPTSGSMGYGVPAAVAAKRLHPDRVVVAFSGDGCFLMNGQEFATAVQYAAAIIVVVVDNGMYGTIRMHQERDYPARVTATALTNPDFAAYARAFGGHGETVEATDDFQPAFARAQQSGLPSIIHVKVDPEVITPATTLSAIRDRARP; encoded by the coding sequence ATGGTGCGTGAACCGAACTCCCGGACGGGTGGCCAGATCCTCGTGGACCAATTGCTGGCGCAGGGCGTCGAGCACGTGTTCTGCGTGCCGGGCGAAAGCTATCTCGCGGTGCTCGACGCGTTGCACGACACCTCCATCGCCGTGACCGTGTGCCGCCAGGAGGCGGGTGCCGCCATGATGGCGGATGCGGCGGCCCGCCAGACCGGAAGGCCCGGTGTCGCCATGGTGACGCGTGGACCGGGAGCCACCAATGCGGCCCATGGTGTTCATATCGCCGAGCATGACTCGGTGCCGATGATCCTCTTCATCGGTCAGATCGAGCGCAGCATGCGCGGGCGAGGCGCGTTCCAGGAAATGGATTATCGCGCGTTCTTCGGTTCGACCGCCAAATGGGTGGTCGAGATCGATGATCCGGCCCGCATTCCCGAACTCGTGTCGCGTGCCTTCCACGTCGCCATGCAGGGTCGACCCGGCCCGGTCGTGATCGCCTTGCCGGAGGATATGCTGACCGAGGCCGCCGAGGTCGCCGATGCGCCCCGTGTCGAGCCGGTCTTGTCCTGGCCTGGGCCAACCCAGATGGCGGCGCTGCAACAGATGCTGTGGGCGGCCGAGCGGCCGATGCTCGTTCTCGGCGGCAGCGGCTGGAGCCGCAAGGCCTGCGCGTCGGTGGCGCGTTTCGTCGAGCGCTTCGATCTGCCGGTCGCGACGTCGTTTCGGCGTGCCGGATTGTTCGATGCCGATCACGCCAATTATGCCGGCGAGATCGGCATCGGGCCGAACCCGGCGCTGAAAGCGCGGATCGCCGCCGCCGACCTCGTGATCCTGACGGGACGCATGGCCGAAATGCCGTCGCAATCCTACACGCTGTTCGACGTTCCCGTCCCGGCGCAGCGGCTGGTTCATGTCCATCCCGGGGATGCGGAACTCGGCCGCGTCTATCATCCGACGCTGGGCATTCAGGCTTCGCCGCAAACCTTCGCGGCGGCTCTCGAGGGATTACAGCCACCGACCACAATCGGATGGCGCGAGACAGCCAAGCAGGCGCGCGCCGATTATCTGGCTTGGAGCGGCCCGGTCCCGCCACAGGGTTCGGGCGTCGACATGGGCGCGATCGTGCGGTCCTTGCGTGAGGTGCTGCCCGACGATGCGATCGTGACCAATGGGGCCGGCAATTACGCCATCTGGGTCGGGCGATTCTTTCGGTTCCGCCGGTTCGGCACGCAATTGGCACCGACGTCGGGCTCGATGGGCTATGGCGTGCCGGCCGCGGTCGCAGCCAAACGGCTGCATCCCGATCGGGTCGTCGTGGCTTTTTCAGGCGACGGCTGCTTCCTGATGAACGGTCAGGAATTCGCGACCGCCGTACAATATGCGGCCGCCATCATCGTGGTGGTGGTCGATAACGGCATGTATGGCACGATCCGCATGCATCAGGAGCGGGACTATCCCGCCCGCGTCACCGCTACGGCGCTGACCAACCCCGATTTCGCGGCTTACGCGCGAGCCTTCGGCGGCCATGGCGAAACCGTCGAGGCCACGGACGACTTTCAGCCGGCCTTCGCGCGGGCGCAGCAATCGGGTCTGCCATCCATCATCCACGTCAAGGTCGATCCCGAGGTCATCACCCCGGCCACGACCCTGTCGGCGATCCGCGACCGTGCCAGGCCATAA